A single region of the Pontibacter kalidii genome encodes:
- a CDS encoding ABC-F family ATP-binding cassette domain-containing protein, translating to MISINNLNFHFGSRIMYEDASLHIKPKDKIGLIGLNGTGKSTLLRLIVGEYKPDSGSIQMSKETTIGFLNQDLLSYETHESILSVAMQAFGEALHLQAEIDKVLVEFEHNFHDDLVDRLATLQERFEALGGYTMQAEAEAILEGLGFTTEELQQPLASFSGGWRMRVMLAKILLQKPSLLLLDEPTNHLDLPSIKWLESYLERYEGAVVIVSHDREFLDRTTNMTVEVSGGKLNVYAGNYSFYVEEKELRNEIQKGAFENQQAQIRQAERFIERFKAKATKAKQAQSRQKMLDRMERIDEVAPDAAKVNFSFKFNTQPGRHILRLEHMSKAYGDKVIFRDTNVHIERGDKIALVGANGKGKSTLLRIIAGTEPVKGKRELGHNVILSFYAQHQLESLNVENDMLTELQQAGSKKTEMELRTLLGSFLFTGDEVFKKIKVLSGGEKSRVALAKTLISEANFLMLDEPTNHLDMQSVNILIQALEQYEGTFVVISHDRYFVENVATKIWYIDDFQLKEYPGTYHEYEAWQEKREKEAKKDAANAPATVKPEKQPREKSDFSQLSSQLKQVNRQVNEVEKEVQQLEQELAAQEKLLADPQVYGDLDRLQQATQAFDDIKTKLDKKQNDWERLMLEAEEIEAKMAN from the coding sequence ATGATTTCCATAAACAACCTGAACTTCCATTTCGGCAGCCGCATCATGTATGAGGACGCCAGCCTGCACATAAAGCCCAAAGACAAGATTGGCCTGATTGGGCTCAACGGCACGGGCAAGTCCACGCTGCTGCGCCTGATCGTGGGCGAGTATAAGCCAGACAGCGGTAGCATACAGATGAGCAAGGAGACTACCATCGGTTTCCTGAACCAGGACCTGCTGAGCTACGAAACGCACGAGAGCATTCTCTCGGTGGCGATGCAGGCATTTGGCGAGGCGCTGCATCTGCAGGCGGAGATAGACAAGGTGCTGGTGGAGTTCGAACATAACTTCCATGATGACCTGGTGGACCGGCTGGCAACGCTGCAGGAACGCTTTGAGGCGCTGGGCGGCTATACCATGCAGGCCGAGGCCGAAGCTATCCTGGAAGGGCTTGGCTTTACCACCGAGGAGCTGCAGCAGCCGCTGGCTTCCTTCTCCGGAGGTTGGCGCATGCGCGTGATGCTGGCCAAGATCCTGCTCCAGAAGCCCTCGCTGCTCTTGCTCGATGAGCCTACCAACCACCTGGACTTACCCTCCATCAAGTGGCTGGAGTCTTACCTGGAGCGCTACGAGGGGGCCGTGGTGATTGTCTCGCACGACCGCGAGTTCCTGGACCGCACCACCAACATGACCGTGGAGGTGTCGGGCGGAAAGCTGAACGTGTACGCCGGTAACTACAGCTTTTACGTGGAGGAGAAGGAGCTGCGCAACGAGATACAGAAAGGGGCTTTTGAGAACCAGCAGGCGCAGATCAGGCAGGCGGAGCGTTTTATCGAGCGCTTTAAGGCCAAGGCCACCAAAGCCAAGCAGGCGCAGAGCCGCCAGAAGATGCTGGACCGCATGGAGCGCATTGATGAAGTGGCTCCTGATGCGGCCAAAGTGAACTTCAGCTTTAAGTTTAATACCCAGCCGGGCCGCCACATCCTGCGCCTTGAGCACATGAGCAAGGCCTACGGCGATAAGGTGATTTTCCGGGACACGAACGTACACATTGAGCGTGGTGATAAAATAGCCCTGGTTGGTGCCAATGGTAAAGGTAAATCCACGCTGCTGCGCATTATTGCCGGCACCGAGCCGGTAAAAGGTAAGCGGGAGCTGGGACATAACGTGATCCTATCCTTTTATGCGCAGCACCAGTTGGAGTCGTTGAACGTGGAGAACGACATGCTGACGGAGCTGCAGCAGGCCGGCTCCAAAAAGACTGAGATGGAGCTTCGTACGCTCCTGGGTTCTTTCCTGTTCACGGGCGATGAGGTTTTCAAGAAGATCAAAGTGCTGTCGGGAGGCGAGAAGAGCCGGGTGGCCCTGGCCAAAACGCTTATCTCGGAGGCTAACTTCCTGATGCTCGATGAACCCACCAACCACCTCGACATGCAGTCGGTGAACATCCTGATCCAGGCGCTGGAGCAGTATGAGGGCACGTTTGTGGTGATTTCCCACGACCGGTATTTCGTGGAGAACGTGGCGACCAAGATCTGGTACATCGATGATTTCCAGCTGAAGGAATACCCGGGCACCTACCATGAGTACGAGGCTTGGCAGGAGAAGCGCGAGAAGGAGGCGAAGAAAGATGCTGCCAACGCTCCGGCTACTGTGAAGCCAGAGAAGCAGCCCCGTGAGAAGAGCGACTTCTCTCAGCTCTCAAGCCAGCTGAAGCAGGTGAATAGGCAGGTAAACGAGGTGGAGAAAGAGGTGCAGCAGCTGGAGCAGGAGCTGGCCGCGCAGGAGAAGCTCCTAGCTGACCCGCAGGTTTACGGTGATCTGGACAGGCTGCAGCAGGCTACGCAGGCATTTGACGATATCAAAACCAAATTGGATAAAAAGCAGAATGATTGGGAGCGCCTCATGCTGGAGGCCGAGGAAATCGAGGCAAAAATGGCGAACTGA